CCACGTCCTGAAGGACGCCGGGGTGTCCGCGCTGGTGTGCTCCGACCGGGCCTGGGAGTCGTACCTGCGCGAGACGGCCGCCGGAACCGGGGTGCACACCGTGCTGACCGCCTGCGAACGGGACCTGCAAACGCGCGACGACCAGCGCGTGCTGGGCTTCGAACGCGCCGCGCCGGCCGACGACGCCGAGGACCTGCTCGCCGCCGCGCGCGGTGGCCGTCCCGCGCCCGCGGGCCGTGAGCCGACCGCCGACGACATCGCGCTGATCAGCTACACCTCGGGCACCAGCGGCAGCCCCAAGGGCGCCATGAACACCCACGCGAACATCGCCTTCAACGCCGAGCGGCAGCACATGGCCGGGCAGGTGCCCGCGGGCGGGTGTGTCTTCGCGCTGGCGCCGCTGTTCCACATCACCGGCATGGTCGTCCAGCTCGCGGGCTCCATCGCCAACAAGGGCACGCTCGCGCTGGCCTACCGCTTCGAGGCCGGCGTCGTCCTGGACGCCTTCCTGGAGCACCGGCCCGCCTACACCGTCGGCCCCTCCACGGCGTTCATGGCGCTGGCCGCGCACCCGGATGTGACCCGCGAGCACTTCGCCTCGTTCGCGCACATCTCCTCGGGCGGGGCGCCGCTGCCGCCCGCGCTGGTGGAGAAGTTCCGCGCCGCCTTCGGCCCCTACATCGGCAACGGCTACGGACTGACCGAGTGCACCGCCCCCTGCGCCTCGGTGCCGCCCGGAAAGGAGGCGCCCGTCGACCCGGCCTCCGGCACCCTGGCCGTCGGCGTGCCAGGACCCGACACCGTCGTCCGGGTCCTGGACGAGCGGGGCGAGCCGGTGCCCTTCGGCGCGCACGGCGAGATCGCCGTACGCGGCCCGCAGGTCGTCCCCGGCTACTGGCGCCGGCCCGAGGAGACGGCCGCGGCCCTGCCCGGCGGTGAACTGCGCACCGGCGACATCGGATTCATGGACGAGAACGGCTGGCTCTACGTCGTCGACCGCAAGAAGGACATGATCAACGCCTCCGGCTTCAAGGTCTGGCCCCGCGAGGTCGAGGACGTGCTCTACGCTCACCCGGCCGTCCGGGAGGCCGCCGTCGTCGGAGTGCCCGACAGCTACCGGGGCGAGACGGTCAAGGCCTACGTCAGCCTGCGCGAGGGCACCGGGGCGACCCCGCACGAACTGGCCGCCCACTGCGAGGAGCGGCTGGCGGCCTACAAATACCCGCGCGAGGTCCAGATCCTCTCCGACCTGCCCAAGACCACCAGTGGGAAGATCTTGCGGCGGGAGCTGCGTTCCCGCCGGGGAAGCGCGTGAACGAGCGATGAGCGAGAGGCAGGTGGCAGTCATGGCGGCCAGGGACGGTGCGGGACGTCCGGCGCATCGGGGCGCGGCGGGAACGGTGGGCCATGACGGCTCGGGCGACACCCCGGCACCCGTGCCGCAGCGCCTGCTGGCCGCCGCCACCCGCCTGTTCGCCGAGCAGGGCTACGACCGTACGTCCGTCCAGGAGATCGTCGAGGCGGCGGGCGTCACCAAGGGCGCGCTCTACCACTACTTCGGCTCCAAGGACGACCTGCTGCACGAGATCTACGGGCGGCTGCTGCGCCTCCAGACGGAGCGGCTCGACGCGTTCGCGGACCGCGAGGCCCCCGTTGAGCAGCGGCTCCACGAGGCAGCCGTCGATGTCGTCGTCACCACCATCGACAACTTCGACGACGCCATGATTTTCTTCCGTTCCATGCACCAGCTCTCCCCGGAGAAGCAGAAGCAGGTGCGCGCGGAGCGCCGCCGCTACCACGAGCGGTTCCGCGCGCTCGTGGAAGAGGGCCAGCACAGCGGCGTCTTCAGCACCGCCACCCCCGCCGACCTGGTGGTCGACTACCACTTCGGCTCCGTGCACCACCTCAGCAGCTGGTACCGCCCCGGGGGGCGCCTCACGCCGCAGGAGGTCGCCGAACACCTCGCCGACCTGCTGCTGCGCGCGCTGCGCCCCTAGCCCTGGCTCCAGCCCGCCGCCCGTAGCTCCAGGAAGGGACTTTTCGTGAAGGCATGGCGCGTCCACACCAACGGCGAACCGCGCGACGTGATGCGGCTGGAGGAGATACCCGAGCCCGAACCGGCCCCGGGCCAGCTCCTGGTGAAGGTGCTCGCCGCCAACGTCAACTACCCCGACGCCATGCTCTGCCGTGGCGAGTACCAGATCCGGCCACCGCTCCCCTTCACCCCTGGCGTCGAGCTGTGCGGCGAGATCGTGTCCGGGCCGCGCGCGGGCGAACGCGTCCTCGGCCAGCCCGTGCTGCCCGTCGGCGCCTTCGGCGAGCTGACCGTCATCAGCGAACAGACGGCGCTGCCCGCGCCCTCCGCGCTCGACGACGCGGAGGCCGCCGCGCTCCACATCGGCTACCAGACCGGCTGGTTCGGCCTGCACCGTCGCGCGGCCCTGCGTGAAGGCGAGACCCTGCTGGTGCACGCCGCCGCGGGCGGGGTCGGCAGCGCCGCCGTCCAGTTGGGGAAAGCCGCGGGCGCCAGGGTGATCGGCGTGGTCGGCGGCCCGGCGAAGGCCGAGGTCGCCCGCGAACTGGGCTGCGACGTGGTGGTCGACCGCCGCTCCGACGACGTCGTCGCCGCCGTCAAGGAGGCCACCGGCGGCCGGGGCGCGGACGTGGTCTACGACCCGGTGGGCGGGGACGCCTACGCCAAGTCGGTCAAGTGCGTCGCCTTCGAGGGCCGCATCGTCGTGGTCGGCTTCGCCAGCGGCGCGGTGCCGACACCCGGCCTCAACCACGCCCTGGTCAAGAACTACTCGATCCTCGGCCTGCATTGGGGCCTCTACGCCCAGCGCGAGCCCGCCGCGATCGTCGCCTGCCACGAGGAGCTCTCCCGGCTTGCCGCCTCGGGGTCCATCCGCCCGCTGGTGAGCGAGCGCACCCCGCTGGACGGGACCGCGGACGCGGTGCAGCGGGTGTTCGACGGGGTGACCACAGGCCGCGTCGTCGTGGTCCCCACGGAGGAGTCCCCCTAGGTCGTGTCTTCGAAGTCCCGTCTGCCCGGCGGACGACGCTACTTTGAAGACACTCCCCAGCACCCGCTGTTCGGCAACCGCACGGGAGCGCAGGGGCCGGCCACGCGACGGGAGGCCCACCACGCCCGTCGCCTGGCGGCGACCGGTGGTCGGGAGCGGATGACGGCGGCCCGGTGTCCGCTCCACAGCGGCCAGGACCGTCCGGGTCGCCGCGTAGCCCGAGGCCCCACCCTCACTCGCGGTGACAGCGCCGTGCGACATTGTGGGGATGGAGTCCCAGACAGGAACGCCGTACGGCGGCGGCCCGCCGCTCAATCCCTCGCAGGTCCCGGCGGGGGACGTGCGGCCACGGCGCGTCTGGTACGTGGTCGCCGGGGTGCTGGCGCTCGTGCTGGCCGGTGCCGGTGCCGCCGTCATCGTGGTGACGGTGAAGGACACGGTGGACTCGGTCGACACCGGCCGGAGCTTCTCCGGCGGCAGCTCGGAGACGTTCAGCTTCACCGAGGGGGAGACCAAGGCGATCTACGTCTCCCAGCCCCGGAAGGGCCGGGTCGACTGCCGTATCCCGAAGATGGAGTCCGGGTCGATGACCCAGCCGGACAGCACGATCCGGATCACCGTCGGGTCCCGCACCTGGGACCGCGTCTTCGAGGTGAAGCCCGCCGACAGCGGCGACTACACGCTCACCTGCATCTCGGAGCAGCAGGCGGAATTCGCGTTGGGGGACAAGCCCCAGGTGGGGGCCACGGTGGGCGGCATCTTCGCGGCGATCGGCCTCTTCTTCGCCGCGACGGCGGCAGCCGTGGGCATCAGCGTCATCACGGCTGTCCGGCGTGGCCGCCACCGCCGCCGGCTCGCCGCCATGTGGGCTCCTCCACCGCAGTGGGCCCCGGGCGCCGCCGGCCCGCCCCCGGGGCCCCGCCCAGGCCACTGGCCTCACGCTTAGGGGGTTTTGGCGTGGCCGGGCGGCCGGCCCTGCCAGGGCGCAGAGCAAGGTGACGCCGTGCCCGGTGGCCCTGGAGCCTGTCTGACAGAAGATCAGCAGCTGTGGACCAGGCCCGGAGCAACGGCCTTGCTGAGGTGACACCGGGCGGGCGATGCTGGGCCGGTGCCGGGACAGCGAAAGAGGAAGCGCCAGCAGCAGGACGTGAGTCCGCGGGCCACCACTCACACCACTCCTGGCACAGGCCACTGGGAGCTGCTGTTCGAGACTCAGGACGCGTCGGAGCTGCGTGCTCACCTGCGCCGTCCGCGTTCCGCGGAGCGACGGATCGACTGGAGGCTGACCAGGATCGACACGCTCTGTGGGCGACGGGCGCAGCCGACCACCTATCGGCTGAGCTTGTTCGTGCCGGACCGGAGTGAATCCCACCCGGCACCATCCTGATCACCGATCTTGTGGCGGGACATGGTGAGTTGACGGGTGTGTTGTGGCGTCTGCGGACAGGCGGTCCCATGGCGTGACCTTCCGGAACGCCATGGAGAAGCCCCCTCCCGGAACGCGGAAAGAATCAGGCGTACCGCCGCAACTCACGCCGTGCCAGCGAACGCTGATGAACCTCATCAGGCCCGTCAGCCAGGCGCAGCGTCCGCGCCGCGGCCCAGAGCTCCGCCAGCGGGAAGTCCTGGGAGACGCCACCCGCACCATGAAGCTGGACCGCGTCGTCAAGGATGCCGACCACCGCGCGCGGGGTCGCGATCTTGATGGCCTGGATCTCGGTGTGCGCGCCCCGGTTGCCCACCGTGTCCATCAGCCAGGCCGTCTTCAGCACGAGCAGCCGCAGCTGCTCGACCTGAACACGGGCATCCGCGATCCACCCGTGGACCACGCCCTGCTGAGCGAGCGGCTTGCCGAACGCCGTTCGGCCCAGCGCCCGTCGGCACATCAGCTCGATCGCCCGCTCGGCCATGCCGATGAGCCGCATGCAGTGGTGGATGCGGCCGGGCCCCAACCGGGCCTGGGCGATGGCGAAGCCGCCGCCCTCCTCGCCGACGAGATTCGAGACGGGCACGCGCACCTCGTCGAAGACGACCTCCGCGTGGCCGCCGTGGTAGTGGTCCTCGTAGCCGTACACGGACATCGCACGCCGGATCTCGACACCGGGAGTATCCCTCGGGACGAGCACCATCGACTGCTGGCGCCGCACATCTGCCCCGTCCGGGTCGGTCTTGCCCATGACGATGAAGATCCGGCAGTCCGGGTTCATCGCCCCGGAGATGTACCACTTGCGGCCGGTGATGACGTAGCTGTCGCCCTCCCGCCGGATGCGTGTGCCGATGTTCGTCGCGTCCGAGGAGGCCACCTCGGGCTCGGTCATCGCGAACGCCGAGCGGATCTCCCCGTCCAGCAGCGGCTTCAGCCACCGCTCGCGCTGCTCGGGCGAGCCGAACTGGGCCAGCACCTCCATGTTCCCGGTGTCGGGCGCCGCGCAGTTGAGGGCCGTGGGCGCGAGCTGGGGGCTGTGCCCTGTGATCTCGGCGAGGGGCGCGTACTGGAGGTTGGTGAGGCCCGCGCCGTACTCCGGGTCCGGCAGGAAGAGGTTCCACAGGCCCTGCTTGCGCGCCTCGGCCTTCAGCTCGTCCACCACCCGGGGCGTCTGCCAGGGTGACTCCAGCTCGGCCCGCTGCTCGTGCGACACGCGCTCCGCGGGGCGCAAGTGCTCCGCCATGAAGGCCGACAGCTTCTCGCGCAGCTCTTCGGTGCGCGCGTCGAATGCGAAGTCCATGTGCTGCCTCAGCCTTTCCGCAGGGTGGTGAGTCCGTTGTCGATGAAGACCGGAACGAGGGAGCCGATCCGGTCGAAGCCCGCGCCGACGGTCTGGCCGAGCGTGAAGCGGTAGTGGATGCCCTCCAGGATCACGGCGAGCTTGAAATAGGCGAACGCCGTGTACCAGTTGATCCGGGACACGTCCCGGCCCGAGGCCCGCGCGTAGCGCTCGATCAGCTCCGCCGCCGGGGGGTGTCCCGGCGCGCCGCTGGTCGTGCTGACGGGGGAGTCCGGCGCGTCCTGCTGCTCGCTGTACATCGCCAGCAGGCCCAGGTCGGTCAGCGGGTCGCCCAGCGTGGACATCTCCCAGTCGAGCACGGCCGCGATCCGGTCGTCCGCGTCCACCAGCACGTTGTCCAGCCGGTAGTCGCCGTGCACCACTGTGGGGCGCGGGGAGTCGGGCAGCGCCTCACCGAGCGCGGCGCGCAGCGCGTCGATGCCGGCCAGCTCCCTGCTGCGGGACGCCTCCAACTGCTTGCTCCAGCGCCGCAGCTGACGCTCCAGGAACCCCTCGGGCCGCCCGAAGTCGCCCAGGCCCACGGCCTCCGGATCCACCGCGTGCAGGGCGACGAGTGTGTCGGGCAGTGCGAGGACGATGCTCCGGGTGCGCTCGGCGCCCAGCGGCGCCAGCTGAGCGGCCGTGCGGTACGGCGTGCCCGCCACGTGCTCCATCACGTAGAAGGGGGCGCCGATGACCTCGGGGTCCTCGCACAGCAGCACCGTCCCCGGCACGGGTACGTCCGTGTCACGCAGGGCGCTGATGACCCGGTGCTCGCGGCCCATGTCGTGCGCGGTCGCCAGGACGTGGCCCAGCGGTGGCCTGCGCACCACCCAGCGGCCGGTGCCGTCGGTGACGCGGTACGTCAGATTCGAGCGGCCCCCCTGCACGACCTCGGCCCGC
This sequence is a window from Streptomyces sp. NBC_01775. Protein-coding genes within it:
- a CDS encoding NADPH:quinone oxidoreductase family protein, with product MKAWRVHTNGEPRDVMRLEEIPEPEPAPGQLLVKVLAANVNYPDAMLCRGEYQIRPPLPFTPGVELCGEIVSGPRAGERVLGQPVLPVGAFGELTVISEQTALPAPSALDDAEAAALHIGYQTGWFGLHRRAALREGETLLVHAAAGGVGSAAVQLGKAAGARVIGVVGGPAKAEVARELGCDVVVDRRSDDVVAAVKEATGGRGADVVYDPVGGDAYAKSVKCVAFEGRIVVVGFASGAVPTPGLNHALVKNYSILGLHWGLYAQREPAAIVACHEELSRLAASGSIRPLVSERTPLDGTADAVQRVFDGVTTGRVVVVPTEESP
- a CDS encoding phosphotransferase family protein; the protein is MSEQNPPGLDLARLAEYLERERPGLVQGPLRAEVVQGGRSNLTYRVTDGTGRWVVRRPPLGHVLATAHDMGREHRVISALRDTDVPVPGTVLLCEDPEVIGAPFYVMEHVAGTPYRTAAQLAPLGAERTRSIVLALPDTLVALHAVDPEAVGLGDFGRPEGFLERQLRRWSKQLEASRSRELAGIDALRAALGEALPDSPRPTVVHGDYRLDNVLVDADDRIAAVLDWEMSTLGDPLTDLGLLAMYSEQQDAPDSPVSTTSGAPGHPPAAELIERYARASGRDVSRINWYTAFAYFKLAVILEGIHYRFTLGQTVGAGFDRIGSLVPVFIDNGLTTLRKG
- a CDS encoding TetR/AcrR family transcriptional regulator is translated as MAARDGAGRPAHRGAAGTVGHDGSGDTPAPVPQRLLAAATRLFAEQGYDRTSVQEIVEAAGVTKGALYHYFGSKDDLLHEIYGRLLRLQTERLDAFADREAPVEQRLHEAAVDVVVTTIDNFDDAMIFFRSMHQLSPEKQKQVRAERRRYHERFRALVEEGQHSGVFSTATPADLVVDYHFGSVHHLSSWYRPGGRLTPQEVAEHLADLLLRALRP
- a CDS encoding AMP-binding protein, giving the protein MTAASHLTYEDKPWLAQLSPAQRAPVTPPETILHAFREAAREVPERTALAYFDGRLTYAGTDSLSDGIAAHLAALGLERGDRVALMLQNTPHFVLALLGAWKAGATVVPVNPMYKRGEVAHVLKDAGVSALVCSDRAWESYLRETAAGTGVHTVLTACERDLQTRDDQRVLGFERAAPADDAEDLLAAARGGRPAPAGREPTADDIALISYTSGTSGSPKGAMNTHANIAFNAERQHMAGQVPAGGCVFALAPLFHITGMVVQLAGSIANKGTLALAYRFEAGVVLDAFLEHRPAYTVGPSTAFMALAAHPDVTREHFASFAHISSGGAPLPPALVEKFRAAFGPYIGNGYGLTECTAPCASVPPGKEAPVDPASGTLAVGVPGPDTVVRVLDERGEPVPFGAHGEIAVRGPQVVPGYWRRPEETAAALPGGELRTGDIGFMDENGWLYVVDRKKDMINASGFKVWPREVEDVLYAHPAVREAAVVGVPDSYRGETVKAYVSLREGTGATPHELAAHCEERLAAYKYPREVQILSDLPKTTSGKILRRELRSRRGSA
- a CDS encoding acyl-CoA dehydrogenase family protein is translated as MDFAFDARTEELREKLSAFMAEHLRPAERVSHEQRAELESPWQTPRVVDELKAEARKQGLWNLFLPDPEYGAGLTNLQYAPLAEITGHSPQLAPTALNCAAPDTGNMEVLAQFGSPEQRERWLKPLLDGEIRSAFAMTEPEVASSDATNIGTRIRREGDSYVITGRKWYISGAMNPDCRIFIVMGKTDPDGADVRRQQSMVLVPRDTPGVEIRRAMSVYGYEDHYHGGHAEVVFDEVRVPVSNLVGEEGGGFAIAQARLGPGRIHHCMRLIGMAERAIELMCRRALGRTAFGKPLAQQGVVHGWIADARVQVEQLRLLVLKTAWLMDTVGNRGAHTEIQAIKIATPRAVVGILDDAVQLHGAGGVSQDFPLAELWAAARTLRLADGPDEVHQRSLARRELRRYA
- a CDS encoding serine/arginine repetitive matrix protein 2, encoding MESQTGTPYGGGPPLNPSQVPAGDVRPRRVWYVVAGVLALVLAGAGAAVIVVTVKDTVDSVDTGRSFSGGSSETFSFTEGETKAIYVSQPRKGRVDCRIPKMESGSMTQPDSTIRITVGSRTWDRVFEVKPADSGDYTLTCISEQQAEFALGDKPQVGATVGGIFAAIGLFFAATAAAVGISVITAVRRGRHRRRLAAMWAPPPQWAPGAAGPPPGPRPGHWPHA